From one Methanolobus chelungpuianus genomic stretch:
- a CDS encoding iron-sulfur cluster assembly scaffold protein, with translation MKFPYSEKVLEHFRNPRNVGKMENPDGKGMEGSPACGDMVAVYLQVNPDTKVIEDVKFESYGCASNIATASIITELAKGKTIDEAKKITWKEATEELGGLPPVKAHCSVLAVEGLRSAIRDYEEKHGLVSAQEPTTEAVVRSRLKHVMNPMAGLDIVRTELVTKIDVNDGNVRILLDLPSNHQFAAAIREDILEKIESLWDVKEVKVVFTE, from the coding sequence ATGAAATTCCCGTACAGTGAGAAGGTTCTTGAACATTTCCGCAATCCCAGGAATGTAGGAAAAATGGAGAATCCGGACGGCAAGGGCATGGAAGGCAGCCCGGCCTGTGGAGACATGGTTGCCGTTTACCTGCAGGTAAATCCGGATACGAAGGTCATAGAAGATGTCAAGTTCGAATCCTACGGATGCGCATCCAACATTGCCACAGCTTCTATAATAACCGAGCTGGCCAAAGGCAAGACTATAGATGAGGCAAAAAAGATCACCTGGAAAGAAGCAACCGAAGAGCTCGGAGGCCTCCCACCGGTGAAAGCCCACTGTTCTGTACTGGCTGTTGAGGGCCTGAGGTCGGCAATACGTGACTACGAAGAAAAGCACGGACTTGTGAGCGCACAGGAGCCCACCACCGAGGCTGTGGTCAGGAGCCGTCTCAAGCATGTCATGAATCCTATGGCAGGGCTGGATATCGTGAGGACTGAACTGGTGACGAAAATAGATGTTAATGACGGAAATGTCAGGATACTGCTTGACCTGCCATCCAATCACCAGTTCGCAGCAGCTATCAGGGAGGATATACTTGAAAAGATAGAATCCCTCTGGGATGTCAAGGAAGTAAAGGTTGTCTTTACTGAATAA
- a CDS encoding DUF2683 family protein: MRSVHTSIRRLGNKKIAGANKESYPPEECFDQEFIKEVERSIQDVKGGKGTKYDSLEDLFASYEK, encoded by the coding sequence ATGAGGAGCGTCCATACTTCAATCCGCAGGCTTGGTAATAAAAAGATAGCTGGAGCCAATAAAGAGTCCTATCCTCCAGAAGAATGTTTCGATCAGGAGTTCATCAAAGAAGTAGAGCGAAGTATACAAGACGTTAAAGGCGGAAAAGGCACCAAGTACGATTCACTTGAAGACTTGTTTGCCAGCTACGAAAAATGA
- a CDS encoding type II toxin-antitoxin system RelE family toxin, whose translation MTYRIVTSPNFEKETKILFKKDPALFNRFKKAATSIRENPECGKPLRNVLKGYRRVHVGHFVLIYEIDDANSIITLVSFNHHDKAYE comes from the coding sequence ATGACGTATCGGATAGTCACATCACCTAATTTTGAGAAAGAAACAAAGATCCTCTTCAAGAAGGATCCTGCTCTTTTCAACCGTTTTAAGAAAGCTGCTACAAGTATCCGTGAGAACCCCGAGTGCGGGAAACCTTTACGTAATGTTCTCAAAGGATATCGCAGGGTTCATGTTGGCCATTTCGTTCTGATCTATGAGATAGATGACGCCAACAGCATAATAACTCTTGTAAGCTTTAATCATCATGATAAAGCGTACGAGTGA
- a CDS encoding catalase produces MSKRRVDENRKNEQLEQFREDKEHEFVTTNQGVRADNVDISLKAGERGPTLLEDFQFRERLTHFDHERIPERIVHARGSGAHGFFQVYEPLAEYTSAKFLQDPDKKTPVFVRFSTVVGFRGSADTVRDVRGFATKFYTEEGNYDLVGNNIPVFFIQDAMKFPDLVHAIKPEQDNQIPQASAAHDTFWDFVAQHPENAHMIMWVLSDRALPRSYRMMQGFGVNTFRFVNAQGKGRFVKFHWRPMLGIHSLVWDETQKIAGKDPDFNRRDLWEAIEMGHYPEFEFGVQMIEEKDEFNFDFDILDPTKVWPEEDVPVKWIGKMTLNRNPDNFFAETEQVAFCPANVVPGIDFSNDPLLQGRLFSYLDTQMIRLGGPNFHEIPINRPLAPISNYQREGYHRMTINKGKGSYFPNTVADGLPRPASAEEGAYVHYTEKVDGRKIRARSEKFRDFFSQAKLFWNSMTEPEKMHIIKAFHFEVGKVKDPAIRQAVVDLFNNVDGDLAIEIAKGAGADAPKRKGGSPVTRKSRNLSQELSEHTRKDSIVSRKVAILAADGYSHQEVESLRKVLVGAGAQADVISKFRGMLKSSDGKEMEVDKNYEVATSVVYDAVYVPGGHESVDTLKMHGDAIHFINEAFRHCKPIGATAEGVDLLISSSIKEVNLAKDGTEIVSDKGVVTVRNPGSNGKFNKVFIEAIAQHRHWDREKKMEVPA; encoded by the coding sequence ATGAGTAAGAGGCGAGTGGACGAGAATCGTAAAAACGAGCAGCTTGAACAGTTCAGAGAGGATAAGGAACACGAGTTCGTGACAACGAACCAGGGAGTAAGGGCAGATAATGTTGACATTTCTCTCAAGGCGGGAGAAAGAGGTCCGACGCTGCTGGAAGATTTCCAATTCCGGGAAAGACTGACCCATTTTGATCATGAGAGGATACCTGAGAGGATCGTCCATGCAAGAGGGTCCGGCGCACATGGTTTCTTCCAGGTGTATGAGCCTCTTGCTGAGTACACCTCAGCAAAGTTCCTGCAGGACCCGGACAAGAAGACGCCTGTGTTCGTCAGGTTCTCCACCGTTGTCGGTTTCAGGGGTTCGGCTGATACTGTAAGGGATGTGCGTGGCTTTGCGACGAAGTTCTATACCGAGGAGGGAAATTACGATCTGGTGGGCAACAATATCCCGGTCTTCTTCATCCAGGATGCAATGAAGTTCCCGGATCTTGTCCATGCCATCAAGCCCGAGCAGGACAACCAGATTCCTCAGGCTTCGGCAGCACACGACACATTCTGGGATTTCGTGGCACAGCATCCAGAGAATGCGCATATGATCATGTGGGTGCTCTCTGACCGCGCCCTGCCTAGAAGTTACAGGATGATGCAGGGATTCGGGGTCAATACATTCCGTTTCGTAAATGCACAGGGTAAGGGCAGGTTCGTCAAGTTCCACTGGAGGCCTATGCTTGGCATCCACTCGCTTGTATGGGACGAGACACAGAAGATAGCCGGGAAGGACCCGGATTTCAACAGGCGTGATCTCTGGGAAGCAATTGAGATGGGACACTATCCTGAATTTGAGTTCGGCGTGCAGATGATCGAGGAGAAGGATGAGTTCAACTTCGACTTTGATATCCTGGACCCGACAAAAGTATGGCCCGAGGAGGATGTGCCGGTAAAGTGGATAGGGAAGATGACGCTCAACCGCAACCCGGACAATTTTTTCGCCGAGACGGAGCAGGTTGCTTTCTGTCCGGCCAATGTTGTTCCGGGCATTGATTTCTCAAACGACCCCCTCCTGCAGGGCAGACTGTTCTCCTACCTGGACACGCAGATGATACGCCTGGGAGGTCCGAACTTCCATGAGATACCCATCAACCGGCCGCTTGCACCCATCAGTAACTACCAGCGTGAAGGCTATCACCGTATGACCATCAACAAAGGCAAAGGAAGCTATTTCCCCAATACTGTGGCTGATGGACTGCCAAGACCTGCTTCTGCTGAAGAGGGAGCTTACGTGCATTACACGGAGAAGGTTGATGGCCGCAAGATCCGTGCCAGGAGCGAGAAATTCAGGGATTTCTTCAGCCAGGCGAAACTGTTCTGGAACAGCATGACAGAGCCCGAGAAGATGCATATCATAAAAGCCTTCCACTTCGAGGTTGGCAAAGTCAAGGATCCCGCCATCAGGCAGGCCGTGGTGGACCTTTTCAATAATGTGGACGGTGACCTTGCCATCGAGATAGCAAAAGGTGCGGGTGCTGACGCGCCAAAGAGGAAGGGCGGTTCCCCGGTGACCAGAAAATCCAGGAACCTCAGCCAGGAGCTGAGCGAGCACACACGCAAGGATTCCATTGTCAGCAGGAAGGTCGCTATTCTCGCGGCTGATGGATACAGTCATCAGGAAGTGGAGAGCCTCAGGAAGGTGCTGGTGGGTGCCGGTGCCCAGGCGGATGTCATCTCCAAGTTCAGAGGGATGCTGAAAAGTTCCGATGGAAAGGAGATGGAGGTTGACAAGAACTACGAAGTTGCAACGTCCGTTGTGTACGACGCTGTCTATGTCCCCGGAGGACACGAGAGCGTCGACACCCTGAAGATGCACGGTGATGCCATTCACTTCATCAACGAGGCTTTCAGGCACTGCAAGCCCATAGGGGCCACTGCTGAAGGTGTGGACCTGCTCATATCTTCCAGTATCAAGGAAGTGAATCTTGCGAAGGACGGCACAGAGATCGTATCAGATAAGGGCGTTGTGACGGTGCGCAACCCAGGAAGTAACGGTAAGTTCAATAAGGTCTTCATCGAAGCCATAGCACAGCACCGGCACTGGGACCGTGAGAAGAAGATGGAAGTCCCGGCGTGA
- a CDS encoding DUF3656 domain-containing U32 family peptidase yields MTSDQSNYGHKHKHCQPPEILAPVGDAEALLGAIKGAADAVYLGVEDFNARKGARNFSLDKLEEAIDLAHSRGIKVFLALNIPIKQKELQAALDVVDKAYSWGIDAIILEDLGLMRMLSRAYPELPLHVSTQMTIHNLEGVDFAEEAGASRVIVSRELTVEQVKDIVDRSNIEIELFVHGALCYSYSGRCLFSSFLSDRSANRGACTQPCRRQYHLTIDGKEADKGLFGEYPISCAELCTLPELDRIVKTGVRSLKIEGRMKKPEYVTASSQAYKAAVESICSTGRNLDPEEIEAYETDLAKLFYRGFTRGFVSGERDVTHQKYSSSYGLLLGKVKEISRSKHHAGLRIKLLQDINDKDGIGILTSMRMLGCRVDRIISAGEKVEKASKGDDVILEISPKTGKAVRVQDEVFLSTDSKLIDALQKKKPKTVPATLRVFARLGENLRIEMEEARGCISFTDGFIVPEAKSSPTTTEQISATMEKLGETPYHAGSVEVIAEGDIFIPVGVLNNARRQAASLLQRAVLRSYKKEMKKPLSGILAPEVAGTANTPAHEETVSRARKKLLLSVDVSSPESLFIAAHAGADIIYLPMECFSELTNTVNSLQLGELRSKGTEIVFVTPQVAFDHELESVRKGMEDIRNAGFMAACSNAGTVRVASRMGLPFVAQRELNVFNAVTAGAYFGYGARRVTLSTELNMEEIRELSKALDDGKGQKQLEVLAYGRELLLITENDLLKPLIDSKLLNMDSKVALEDNRGDAFPVMRLGNRTLVYHSKVLDMREHLEEFRDSGVDVLRLDLSMNSKKEVRETIRAYRSALEGKRSRPLRKDENITQGHYFEGVL; encoded by the coding sequence ATGACCAGTGATCAGAGTAACTACGGACATAAGCATAAACACTGCCAGCCGCCTGAGATACTTGCCCCTGTGGGCGACGCGGAAGCTTTGCTTGGTGCAATAAAAGGAGCAGCAGATGCAGTTTACCTGGGAGTGGAGGACTTCAATGCGAGAAAGGGAGCAAGGAATTTCAGCCTGGACAAACTGGAGGAAGCAATCGACCTGGCCCACTCAAGAGGTATCAAAGTATTCCTGGCACTGAATATCCCCATCAAGCAGAAGGAACTTCAGGCTGCCCTCGATGTGGTAGACAAGGCATACTCATGGGGCATTGACGCCATAATACTTGAAGACCTGGGCCTTATGAGAATGCTCAGCAGGGCCTATCCCGAACTCCCGCTGCATGTAAGCACGCAGATGACCATACATAATCTTGAAGGCGTTGACTTTGCTGAAGAGGCAGGCGCTTCACGGGTCATAGTATCAAGGGAGCTCACCGTAGAACAGGTGAAGGACATAGTTGACAGGAGCAATATCGAGATCGAGCTCTTTGTCCACGGTGCCCTTTGCTATTCATATTCAGGAAGATGCCTTTTTAGCAGTTTCCTCAGCGACCGCAGTGCCAACAGGGGAGCCTGCACGCAGCCCTGCCGCAGGCAGTATCACCTGACCATTGACGGGAAGGAGGCAGATAAGGGGCTGTTTGGTGAATATCCCATCAGCTGCGCCGAACTGTGCACCCTTCCGGAACTTGACCGCATAGTAAAGACAGGGGTAAGAAGCCTGAAGATAGAGGGGCGTATGAAAAAACCCGAGTATGTGACCGCAAGCTCCCAAGCCTATAAGGCTGCAGTGGAGAGTATATGCAGCACGGGCAGGAACCTGGACCCTGAGGAAATAGAAGCCTATGAAACAGACCTTGCAAAACTGTTCTACAGGGGATTTACCAGAGGTTTCGTCTCGGGCGAAAGGGATGTCACGCACCAGAAATACAGCTCAAGCTACGGTCTGCTCCTTGGTAAAGTGAAAGAGATCTCCCGTTCAAAGCACCATGCAGGCCTGAGGATAAAACTACTGCAGGATATCAACGATAAGGACGGCATCGGGATACTCACCAGTATGAGAATGCTCGGCTGCAGGGTGGATAGAATAATATCAGCCGGAGAGAAAGTTGAGAAGGCATCAAAAGGGGATGATGTCATCCTTGAGATCAGTCCCAAGACCGGCAAGGCTGTGCGAGTGCAGGATGAGGTTTTCCTTTCAACCGACAGTAAGCTTATCGATGCTCTCCAGAAAAAGAAGCCTAAGACAGTTCCTGCCACTCTCAGGGTCTTTGCACGTCTGGGAGAGAATCTCAGGATAGAGATGGAGGAAGCCAGGGGCTGCATATCCTTTACTGACGGGTTCATTGTCCCGGAGGCGAAAAGTTCCCCAACAACCACAGAGCAGATATCGGCGACAATGGAAAAGCTCGGGGAAACCCCTTATCATGCAGGCTCAGTGGAAGTGATCGCTGAAGGGGACATATTCATACCCGTCGGGGTCCTTAATAATGCAAGACGTCAGGCTGCATCCCTTCTCCAGCGGGCTGTGCTCCGTTCATATAAAAAAGAGATGAAGAAGCCTCTTTCAGGAATACTGGCTCCTGAAGTGGCAGGAACAGCGAATACCCCGGCACATGAGGAAACCGTTTCCCGGGCCAGGAAAAAGCTTCTTCTCAGTGTTGATGTCAGCAGCCCCGAATCACTGTTCATTGCAGCACACGCAGGTGCTGATATCATTTACCTTCCCATGGAATGCTTCAGCGAGCTGACAAATACCGTGAACAGCCTTCAGCTGGGCGAACTCAGGTCCAAGGGAACAGAGATCGTCTTTGTGACTCCCCAGGTAGCCTTTGACCACGAGCTTGAGAGCGTGAGGAAAGGAATGGAAGACATAAGGAACGCAGGGTTCATGGCAGCCTGTTCCAATGCCGGTACCGTTAGGGTTGCATCCCGGATGGGGCTGCCCTTCGTGGCACAGAGGGAGTTGAATGTGTTCAATGCTGTCACTGCCGGAGCCTATTTTGGATATGGGGCTCGCCGGGTCACGCTGTCCACCGAGCTTAACATGGAAGAGATCAGGGAACTTTCCAAAGCCCTCGATGACGGGAAGGGGCAAAAGCAGCTGGAAGTGCTTGCTTATGGCCGGGAGCTTCTGCTTATTACAGAGAACGACCTTCTGAAGCCACTTATTGACAGCAAGCTCCTTAACATGGACAGCAAGGTGGCACTGGAGGATAACAGGGGCGATGCATTCCCTGTCATGCGCCTGGGAAACCGCACCCTGGTATATCACTCAAAGGTGCTTGACATGAGGGAGCATCTGGAAGAGTTCAGGGATAGCGGTGTGGACGTACTGCGGCTGGACCTGTCCATGAACAGCAAAAAAGAAGTACGTGAGACCATACGAGCCTACAGGAGCGCCCTTGAAGGGAAAAGAAGCAGGCCTCTCCGGAAGGATGAGAATATCACGCAGGGCCACTATTTCGAGGGCGTGCTGTAG
- a CDS encoding cobalamin B12-binding domain-containing protein, which produces MQTAQLTGQDIINMAKHAVLSLDKREAECAARKALEAGLDPVMFIEKGFVAGMKEIGDMFEEDKITLTQIFAASKIMDAGMNILKPWMDSPEHKFCLFGNIAMNV; this is translated from the coding sequence ATGCAAACTGCACAACTGACCGGCCAGGACATTATCAATATGGCAAAGCATGCCGTATTAAGCCTTGACAAGAGAGAAGCTGAATGTGCTGCAAGAAAGGCACTGGAAGCAGGCCTTGATCCTGTAATGTTCATCGAAAAGGGTTTCGTGGCCGGGATGAAGGAAATAGGAGACATGTTCGAGGAAGATAAGATCACCCTGACGCAGATATTTGCAGCCTCAAAGATTATGGACGCCGGTATGAACATCCTCAAACCTTGGATGGACAGCCCCGAGCACAAGTTCTGTCTTTTCGGCAATATAGCCATGAACGTTTGA
- a CDS encoding DUF7544 domain-containing protein, translated as MSWYVLDALDRAIERTRKCLFEPFDFWKWMRLAVIVLLLGGLGSSGGNGSNYSYGESDMGPFSDVPAGIAGPLQGIYNMYSANAFEIIAGLILFFIVIILLFSYISSVMEFVFVESLVKNEVRFREYSRRYLGKGFGLFLFRLILGLLMLAIIAAIVMSFLYPAMAGSADVSNIPDSSIVAFVLVLLAVILVLALIIGLVNSLIGLSIPVALYTNNNIFRAFSMVLRKFRQDAGQIVLYWIGRMILGIAAAIVVGILALIVIVAALLIVLVVDGLVYLTITSLLPGSMLVWIVLAPLILVQFILFILALAFISVPAQVFLRYHLITFLQAWYPEIAIPVFDGLAGTGKEDVL; from the coding sequence ATGAGTTGGTATGTCTTAGATGCGCTGGACAGGGCTATTGAAAGGACGCGAAAATGTCTTTTCGAGCCTTTTGACTTCTGGAAATGGATGAGGCTCGCTGTTATCGTATTACTTCTCGGTGGTCTTGGATCCAGCGGAGGGAACGGCAGCAATTACTCATATGGTGAGTCGGACATGGGTCCATTCTCAGACGTACCGGCAGGAATAGCAGGTCCCCTTCAGGGCATTTATAATATGTACTCTGCTAATGCCTTTGAGATAATTGCAGGTCTCATCCTGTTCTTCATAGTTATCATACTCCTGTTCTCCTACATTTCAAGCGTAATGGAGTTCGTCTTTGTTGAGTCCCTCGTCAAGAATGAGGTACGTTTCCGGGAATACTCCCGCAGGTATCTTGGCAAGGGATTCGGCCTTTTCCTTTTCCGCTTGATACTGGGTCTGCTCATGCTGGCCATTATTGCAGCCATTGTTATGTCCTTCCTCTATCCTGCCATGGCTGGTTCTGCAGATGTGTCAAATATCCCTGATTCAAGCATAGTTGCATTTGTGCTGGTGCTGCTTGCCGTTATCCTTGTGCTGGCACTTATCATTGGCCTAGTGAACTCGCTCATAGGCCTGTCAATACCGGTTGCCCTGTACACGAACAACAATATCTTCCGAGCCTTTTCCATGGTACTGAGGAAGTTCAGGCAGGACGCGGGACAGATCGTTCTGTACTGGATCGGAAGGATGATCCTGGGTATTGCAGCAGCCATTGTAGTGGGAATACTGGCACTGATAGTCATCGTTGCGGCCTTGCTTATCGTGCTGGTGGTGGACGGGCTGGTCTACCTCACGATCACAAGCCTTCTGCCGGGTTCTATGCTGGTGTGGATAGTCCTGGCGCCTCTGATCCTTGTCCAGTTCATTCTCTTCATACTGGCGCTGGCATTTATCAGTGTGCCTGCCCAGGTATTCCTCAGGTATCACCTGATCACTTTCCTGCAGGCATGGTATCCTGAGATAGCGATACCTGTCTTTGACGGACTGGCGGGTACCGGCAAGGAGGATGTATTGTGA
- a CDS encoding Maf family nucleotide pyrophosphatase gives MKKVILASASPRRRELLEQLIGDRFEICASSYGEEPLEGLSPEELALHHSREKARDIASRSQESLIISADTFVVCKGEILGKPSSEDNARETLGKISGQVIEVITGVTLLDTGSGMEISEHEVTRVFIKSLSEQEIDSYVRTGEPFGKAGSFAIQGKGALFVERIEGDYPNVVGLPLFRLGRMLEKTHTDDILWKL, from the coding sequence ATGAAAAAAGTGATACTTGCCTCGGCATCCCCGCGAAGACGGGAATTGCTGGAACAGCTTATAGGGGACAGATTTGAGATATGCGCCAGCTCTTACGGGGAGGAACCCCTGGAAGGCCTCAGTCCGGAGGAGCTTGCTCTTCATCATTCCCGTGAGAAGGCCAGGGACATAGCATCCAGAAGCCAGGAATCACTCATCATATCAGCTGATACATTTGTTGTCTGTAAAGGCGAAATACTGGGCAAGCCCTCATCTGAGGATAATGCAAGAGAGACCCTCGGGAAGATAAGCGGTCAGGTGATTGAGGTTATCACCGGGGTCACGCTGCTGGATACCGGCAGCGGCATGGAGATAAGTGAACATGAGGTCACCAGGGTATTCATCAAAAGCCTGAGCGAGCAAGAGATAGATTCCTACGTCAGGACCGGAGAGCCCTTCGGCAAGGCAGGCTCATTCGCGATCCAGGGGAAGGGGGCGCTGTTTGTGGAGAGAATCGAAGGCGACTATCCCAATGTGGTCGGGCTGCCTCTTTTCAGGTTGGGGAGAATGCTGGAGAAGACCCACACGGATGATATCCTCTGGAAGCTGTAG
- the mtaA gene encoding methylcobamide:CoM methyltransferase MtaA produces the protein MGDMTLKERFVRSVKGEEVDKVPVCSVTQTGTVDLMELSGASWPKANYDPGQMATLAIAGHEIAGLEAVRYPFCTTVIAETLGCVIEEGSFDTQPYQLDFPCKKKEDAGKISIPEKLLESRRINTMLEATDIIRQKIGDDIPLVAGMIGPAATAFYLAGANNYLRWCITDPDELMELMRIGESVCAEYANALYERGADAVIIIDSEAGPDIFPPPMFESMILPVYKSLTAKLKGLKLLHMCGDATAILEPIAESGFQGVSIEEKVDVAYASQLIGDRVCLIGNVSPSETLLHKSREVIRREAKQCIDDGIGILAPGCGIAPRTPLEHLKAFVAARDEYYQEKGLL, from the coding sequence TTGGGCGACATGACATTGAAAGAGCGCTTCGTGCGCTCCGTTAAAGGGGAAGAAGTGGACAAAGTGCCTGTATGCTCGGTCACTCAGACCGGCACCGTTGACCTTATGGAGCTGTCCGGAGCCAGCTGGCCAAAGGCAAACTATGATCCTGGGCAGATGGCCACACTTGCCATTGCAGGCCATGAGATAGCAGGCCTTGAAGCTGTACGTTATCCATTCTGCACGACCGTAATTGCAGAGACTCTGGGATGCGTAATTGAGGAGGGTTCCTTTGATACGCAGCCCTACCAGCTGGATTTCCCATGCAAGAAGAAAGAGGATGCAGGCAAGATCAGCATCCCTGAGAAACTTCTCGAAAGCAGGAGGATCAATACTATGCTTGAGGCTACCGACATCATAAGGCAGAAGATCGGTGACGACATACCGCTGGTAGCCGGGATGATTGGCCCTGCAGCCACAGCTTTCTATCTTGCGGGTGCGAACAATTACCTGAGGTGGTGTATTACGGACCCCGATGAACTAATGGAACTGATGAGGATTGGGGAATCCGTATGTGCCGAATATGCAAACGCCCTGTATGAGCGAGGCGCAGATGCGGTAATCATCATCGATTCCGAGGCAGGCCCTGACATTTTCCCTCCTCCGATGTTCGAATCCATGATACTTCCTGTCTATAAGTCCCTCACAGCTAAATTAAAGGGGCTGAAGCTGCTTCACATGTGCGGGGACGCCACGGCTATCCTGGAGCCTATCGCAGAGTCCGGCTTCCAGGGCGTCAGTATAGAAGAGAAGGTCGATGTGGCCTATGCCAGCCAGCTGATCGGCGACAGGGTATGCCTGATAGGTAATGTTTCCCCTTCAGAGACACTCCTGCACAAGTCCCGGGAAGTCATCAGAAGGGAAGCAAAACAGTGTATAGACGACGGCATTGGTATCCTTGCCCCCGGCTGCGGCATCGCCCCCAGGACACCTCTTGAGCACCTGAAGGCTTTTGTAGCTGCCAGGGATGAGTACTATCAGGAGAAAGGACTTCTTTAG
- a CDS encoding carboxymuconolactone decarboxylase family protein, translated as MQFLIDRLPDTAASFVQMRGTIFKDGALDARTKELIAVAASVLLKCERCTEIHSQRAMAGGATKDELAEAIAVAMFISAGSTLHWTDIYNDIFAEDESKE; from the coding sequence ATGCAATTCCTGATAGACAGACTACCTGATACGGCTGCATCTTTTGTACAGATGCGCGGCACTATTTTCAAGGACGGCGCTCTTGATGCAAGAACAAAGGAACTTATTGCGGTGGCTGCTTCCGTGCTGCTCAAATGTGAACGCTGCACAGAGATCCACTCGCAGAGGGCTATGGCCGGCGGGGCTACAAAGGATGAACTTGCAGAGGCAATCGCTGTTGCTATGTTCATATCGGCAGGCTCCACGCTCCACTGGACCGACATCTACAACGATATCTTCGCGGAAGATGAGAGTAAAGAGTGA
- a CDS encoding potassium channel family protein has product MIPFILAFVVFVRALFQMLKEQEFRQLFILVGIILALGTVVYHNIEGWGWLDSLYFSVITLTTIGYGDLSPSTDIGKLFTIMYVFMGLGVLVGFVTATGEYLQKRQHQRAAGDAGLAFWSRSRDSDPHDNEEIRQERINGQVKKSDTEE; this is encoded by the coding sequence ATGATCCCTTTCATTCTGGCTTTTGTGGTCTTTGTACGGGCGCTCTTCCAGATGCTCAAAGAGCAGGAATTCAGGCAGCTTTTCATCCTTGTGGGCATCATTCTTGCGCTGGGGACCGTCGTCTATCACAATATAGAAGGCTGGGGATGGCTTGACTCCCTGTACTTTTCGGTCATCACGCTGACCACGATCGGCTATGGCGATCTCAGCCCCTCCACGGACATCGGTAAATTATTCACCATCATGTACGTGTTCATGGGACTGGGTGTGCTTGTGGGGTTTGTTACCGCAACCGGAGAATATCTGCAAAAACGACAGCACCAGCGGGCAGCAGGTGATGCGGGACTGGCATTCTGGTCTCGCTCCCGTGACAGCGATCCTCACGACAATGAAGAGATCAGGCAAGAGCGGATTAACGGGCAGGTAAAAAAAAGCGATACTGAAGAATGA
- a CDS encoding DUF5658 family protein, giving the protein MGLETAYCKVCPMHAKIGIRDFFYETRYIFLFYVIGDIATTVFALESELGYEANSIISGFLANYGYASLVLIKLLFLFICFLDYVYLKKCNYLSTWNATRHCVSLLGILLVVNNILVIGGAGSPLDRLLDGY; this is encoded by the coding sequence ATGGGTCTTGAGACTGCTTACTGTAAAGTATGTCCTATGCATGCAAAGATAGGTATCAGGGATTTTTTCTATGAGACCAGGTACATTTTCCTGTTCTATGTAATAGGCGACATAGCAACAACCGTCTTTGCTCTTGAGAGCGAGCTTGGCTACGAGGCAAATTCCATCATCTCAGGTTTCCTTGCCAATTATGGATACGCTAGCCTTGTACTGATCAAACTGCTATTTCTTTTTATATGCTTCCTGGACTACGTTTACCTTAAGAAATGCAACTACCTTTCCACATGGAATGCCACAAGACACTGCGTGTCTCTTCTCGGGATACTGCTGGTTGTAAACAACATTCTGGTCATCGGTGGCGCAGGCAGTCCGCTGGACAGGCTATTAGATGGATACTAA